The following are encoded in a window of Tessaracoccus flavescens genomic DNA:
- a CDS encoding DUF779 domain-containing protein: protein MSEPSRVDVSDEAADLLRTLSAQHGPLMFHQSGGCCDGSSPMCYPVGMFLTGPSDVLLDTLAIDGIDPVEVYMSESQYDYWKFTHLTIDVVPGRGAGFSVEAPTGKRFLIRSRMLTDDEVAFFGLLPKL, encoded by the coding sequence ATGAGCGAACCCAGCCGGGTCGACGTCAGCGACGAGGCCGCCGACCTGCTGCGCACGCTTTCTGCCCAGCACGGCCCCCTGATGTTCCACCAGTCCGGCGGCTGCTGCGACGGCAGTTCGCCCATGTGTTACCCGGTCGGGATGTTCCTCACCGGCCCGTCCGACGTCCTCCTCGACACGCTCGCCATCGACGGCATCGACCCGGTCGAGGTGTACATGTCCGAGTCCCAGTACGACTACTGGAAGTTCACCCACCTCACCATCGATGTGGTCCCAGGCAGGGGAGCGGGGTTCAGCGTCGAGGCCCCCACGGGTAAGCGGTTCCTGATCCGTTCCCGGATGCTCACCGACGACGAGGTCGCCTTCTTCGGACTGCTGCCGAAGCTGTGA
- a CDS encoding RNA polymerase sigma factor — translation MRALPPPQDQEWLEALFELNATKVRAYAIRRVGHDSADDIVSEVFATAWRRRHDVPEPALAWLLRTAHHAVAHERRSLARRLGVRDAVAGNLTDTSSPGADASGRALAESVLSQLAPTDAEILRLTAWEQLTPSEIAVVLDLSDSAARTRLMRARQRAKRLLDEPPAPSRAAAVPQLQGEPS, via the coding sequence ATGAGAGCGTTACCCCCTCCCCAGGACCAGGAGTGGCTTGAGGCACTGTTCGAGCTCAACGCGACGAAGGTCCGCGCCTACGCGATCCGTCGCGTCGGCCACGACTCCGCAGATGACATCGTCTCCGAGGTCTTCGCCACCGCCTGGCGACGTCGCCACGATGTCCCGGAGCCCGCGCTCGCCTGGCTGCTGCGCACAGCCCACCACGCCGTCGCACACGAACGCCGATCGCTCGCCCGGCGGCTCGGGGTGCGTGACGCCGTCGCGGGAAACCTGACCGACACATCGTCGCCGGGCGCAGACGCCTCCGGCCGTGCGCTCGCCGAGAGCGTGCTTTCCCAGCTCGCGCCCACCGACGCCGAGATCCTCCGGCTCACCGCCTGGGAGCAGCTCACCCCTTCCGAGATCGCGGTCGTGCTCGACCTCAGCGACTCGGCCGCCCGCACCCGACTCATGCGCGCGAGGCAGCGTGCCAAGCGGCTCCTCGACGAGCCGCCAGCGCCGTCGCGTGCCGCCGCCGTCCCACAGCTTCAAGGAGAACCCTCATGA
- a CDS encoding MFS transporter: MGTEQQAKTRAFHHVLGNSAAAMLGTAFLWYAITFWAYLETRSVITTAFLGGSYMLGMAVLGVPFGSLIDRFRKHVMMMISAVATTVCFLIAGLIYLLVPARDLIDLGQPWFWVFSSITLLGALVSMIRGLALSTCVTMLVPSDDRAKANGLVGTVNGVTMLVTGVLSGLAVGQLGMGAVILIGIVVMAASMVHLALIRIPEPTIVHADGTPKAVDFKAAWRAIVVVPGLIGLIIFSTFNNFLGGAFMSLLDAYGLELLPVETWGILFGLSSIGFIVGGALIAKLGLGSKPLRTLLLACLVMWVISGVFTIRDSVVLLVIGIFLYMTLIPFIEAAEQTLLQRVVPLEKQGRVFGFAQAVEVAAAPISAFLLGPLAEYWLIPYAESPQGRADWGWLLGDGQARGIALVFVLASLVGFVITALAFLTRTYRILNQSYAAGDVNADLTSDAPADAGPAPDQPGPDVLGKGLTEH, encoded by the coding sequence GTGGGCACCGAACAGCAGGCGAAGACGCGGGCCTTCCACCACGTCCTCGGGAACTCGGCCGCCGCCATGCTCGGAACAGCCTTCCTCTGGTACGCCATCACCTTCTGGGCCTACCTCGAGACCCGCTCCGTGATCACGACGGCATTCCTCGGCGGCTCCTACATGCTCGGCATGGCGGTGCTCGGCGTGCCGTTCGGGTCCCTGATCGACCGGTTCCGCAAGCACGTCATGATGATGATCTCCGCCGTCGCGACGACGGTGTGCTTCCTCATCGCCGGGCTCATCTACCTCCTCGTCCCTGCACGGGATCTGATCGACCTCGGCCAACCCTGGTTCTGGGTCTTCTCCTCGATCACGCTGCTCGGCGCGCTTGTCTCGATGATCCGCGGCCTGGCGCTGTCGACCTGCGTGACGATGCTCGTCCCGTCGGACGACCGGGCGAAGGCCAACGGCCTCGTCGGCACCGTCAACGGCGTCACGATGCTGGTCACCGGCGTCCTGTCCGGCCTGGCCGTCGGCCAGCTGGGGATGGGCGCGGTGATCCTGATCGGCATCGTCGTGATGGCGGCGTCCATGGTGCATCTGGCACTGATCCGGATCCCCGAGCCCACCATCGTGCACGCCGACGGGACGCCGAAGGCCGTCGACTTCAAGGCCGCGTGGAGGGCGATCGTCGTGGTGCCCGGCCTGATCGGGCTGATCATCTTCTCCACCTTCAACAACTTCCTGGGCGGCGCCTTCATGTCGCTGCTCGACGCCTACGGCCTCGAACTGCTTCCCGTCGAGACGTGGGGCATCCTGTTCGGCCTGTCGAGCATCGGCTTCATCGTCGGAGGCGCGCTGATCGCGAAGCTGGGGCTCGGCTCGAAGCCGCTGCGCACGCTGCTGCTCGCCTGCCTGGTGATGTGGGTGATCTCAGGGGTGTTCACCATCCGCGACTCCGTCGTCCTGCTGGTGATCGGCATCTTCTTGTACATGACGCTGATCCCCTTCATCGAGGCCGCCGAGCAGACCCTTCTCCAGCGCGTCGTTCCGCTGGAGAAACAGGGCCGCGTGTTCGGGTTCGCGCAGGCCGTCGAGGTGGCGGCCGCACCGATCAGCGCGTTCCTGCTCGGGCCGCTCGCCGAATACTGGCTGATCCCCTACGCGGAGTCACCGCAGGGTCGCGCCGACTGGGGCTGGCTGCTGGGCGACGGGCAGGCGCGCGGGATCGCGCTGGTCTTCGTGCTGGCCAGCCTGGTCGGCTTCGTCATCACCGCACTGGCCTTCCTGACGAGGACCTACCGGATCCTCAACCAGAGCTACGCGGCAGGCGACGTCAACGCCGACCTGACCTCAGATGCCCCCGCCGACGCGGGTCCGGCCCCGGATCAACCGGGGCCGGATGTGCTAGGCAAGGGCCTGACGGAACACTGA
- a CDS encoding ABC transporter ATP-binding protein encodes MNALLELDGVTFRYRGALEPALRDVSLTVERGSSLGIVGESGSGKSTALNLLLGLARPEKGAVRFDGVDLTGRDVVRRLRREVQPVFQDPYASLDPRMRVDRIVAEPLISLGIDRDGASRRARVASVLAEVGLGADTLTRYPHEFSGGQRKRIAIARALVTDPMVLVADEPVSALDVTTRIDVIELLAKLQAERDLSVVMVSHDMSVVAALCEQVMVLKDGCVVETGETLSVLADPQEPYTKALIAAIPRLPAVG; translated from the coding sequence ATGAACGCGCTCCTGGAACTCGACGGCGTCACCTTCCGCTACCGCGGGGCCCTCGAGCCAGCGCTGCGGGACGTGAGCCTCACCGTCGAGCGCGGGTCCAGCCTCGGCATCGTAGGCGAGTCTGGGTCGGGCAAGTCGACCGCGCTGAACCTGCTGCTCGGGCTCGCCCGCCCCGAGAAGGGAGCCGTGCGCTTCGACGGCGTCGACCTGACCGGACGCGACGTGGTGCGCCGGCTGCGCCGAGAGGTGCAGCCGGTCTTCCAGGACCCATACGCCTCGCTCGATCCCCGGATGCGGGTCGACCGGATCGTCGCCGAGCCGCTGATCTCGCTCGGGATCGACCGGGACGGGGCCAGCCGGCGGGCCAGGGTCGCCTCCGTCCTGGCCGAGGTAGGGCTCGGCGCGGACACCCTCACCCGCTACCCGCACGAGTTCTCCGGAGGGCAGCGGAAGCGCATCGCCATCGCCAGGGCGCTTGTCACGGACCCGATGGTGCTCGTCGCGGACGAGCCGGTCAGCGCGCTCGACGTGACCACCCGGATCGACGTGATCGAACTGCTGGCGAAGCTCCAGGCCGAACGCGACCTCAGCGTGGTGATGGTGTCGCACGACATGAGCGTCGTCGCGGCCCTGTGCGAACAGGTGATGGTGCTCAAGGACGGCTGCGTGGTCGAGACGGGCGAGACGCTGTCGGTGCTTGCCGACCCGCAGGAGCCGTACACGAAGGCGCTGATCGCAGCCATCCCACGCCTGCCCGCCGTCGGCTGA
- a CDS encoding ABC transporter ATP-binding protein — MNIDVQNLSIALPSGRKVVDSISFTLADGERLGIVGESGSGKSVTTLAVMGLLPRALKAEGSILVGETQIVGAGQSTLRQVRGSRVAMVFQDPSTALDPLMRIGRQLEEPLQRHQGLSGSTLRDGVLAALAEVRLPDPERMIRSFPFEVSGGQRQRVAIAIALACQPQVLIADEPTTALDVTVQADILTLIRQLCQQRGMGLIFVSHDLAVVSQTVTRGLVMERGRIVEEGTIDQLIGAPTNPYTQKLVGSARALDEALITGRLP; from the coding sequence ATGAACATCGACGTGCAGAACCTCAGCATCGCGCTGCCCTCCGGCAGGAAAGTCGTCGACTCGATCTCGTTCACCCTGGCCGACGGCGAACGCCTCGGCATCGTCGGCGAGTCCGGCTCCGGCAAGTCCGTGACGACGCTTGCCGTCATGGGGCTGCTGCCCCGCGCCCTGAAGGCCGAGGGCTCCATCCTGGTCGGCGAGACTCAGATCGTCGGCGCAGGCCAGTCCACCCTCCGCCAGGTGCGCGGCAGCCGGGTCGCCATGGTCTTCCAGGACCCGTCGACCGCACTCGACCCGTTGATGCGCATCGGCAGGCAGCTCGAGGAGCCACTGCAGCGACACCAGGGGCTCTCCGGTTCAACGCTTCGCGACGGCGTCCTCGCGGCTCTGGCCGAGGTGAGGCTCCCCGACCCGGAGCGGATGATCCGTTCGTTCCCGTTCGAGGTCTCCGGCGGCCAGCGGCAGCGCGTCGCGATCGCGATAGCCCTCGCCTGCCAACCCCAGGTGCTGATCGCCGACGAGCCCACGACCGCGCTCGACGTGACCGTCCAGGCCGACATCCTCACCCTGATCCGCCAGCTGTGTCAGCAGCGTGGCATGGGCCTGATCTTCGTGTCACACGACCTGGCAGTCGTGTCCCAGACGGTGACCCGCGGCCTCGTCATGGAGCGTGGCCGCATCGTCGAGGAGGGCACCATCGACCAGTTGATCGGCGCTCCGACCAACCCCTACACCCAGAAGCTCGTGGGCAGCGCCCGGGCGCTCGACGAGGCCCTGATCACCGGGAGGCTGCCATGA
- a CDS encoding ABC transporter permease subunit yields MWPTLVVTAALIFGTAVLAEASLSYLGLGVPPPNSSLGRLLQGAESTVLTSPWAAIAPGVVIVAIVLGANFLADGLRERFDPTRRERG; encoded by the coding sequence ATGTGGCCGACGCTGGTCGTGACCGCCGCACTGATCTTCGGCACCGCCGTCCTGGCCGAGGCGAGCCTCAGCTACCTCGGCCTCGGCGTTCCGCCGCCCAACTCGTCGCTCGGCCGACTGCTCCAGGGCGCCGAGTCGACGGTGCTGACCTCGCCGTGGGCGGCGATCGCCCCGGGCGTGGTGATCGTGGCCATCGTGCTCGGCGCGAACTTCCTCGCCGACGGACTGCGCGAACGCTTCGACCCGACCAGGAGGGAGCGGGGATGA
- a CDS encoding ABC transporter substrate-binding protein — protein sequence MTLPRRVTRVLASVVATGLLLAGCSGSNDDGAAGADAEIEIGSLYEPGNLSNVDAGGQGVTEALHGNVYESLMKLGDDGSISPLLAKEYKVSDDRLTYTFTLQDGVTFHSGKKLTSADVKSSFERVVSETSQAARKGNYQVVSQIDTPDEKTVSFTLKRPSISFPYLMAYVWIVNPELADAKTDADGTGPYSFDEWKRGSTLSIVRNDDYWGEKAKNARVTFHYFTDASAESNALLTDQIDLVTSIQSPDSLTPFEGRDDFTISEGTSTTKELLAFNDRVEPFNDPGASSCAICSPTCGRRWS from the coding sequence ATGACCCTCCCACGCCGCGTCACGCGCGTACTCGCCTCCGTCGTCGCCACCGGGCTGCTGCTCGCCGGCTGCTCCGGGTCCAACGACGACGGAGCCGCAGGCGCTGATGCAGAGATCGAGATCGGCTCGCTGTACGAGCCCGGCAACCTGAGCAACGTCGACGCTGGGGGTCAGGGTGTCACCGAGGCGCTCCACGGCAACGTGTACGAGTCGCTGATGAAGCTCGGCGACGACGGCTCGATCTCCCCGCTGCTCGCCAAGGAGTACAAGGTCAGCGACGACCGCCTGACCTACACCTTCACCCTTCAGGACGGTGTCACCTTCCACTCCGGCAAGAAGCTCACCTCGGCCGACGTGAAGTCGAGCTTCGAGCGCGTCGTGTCCGAGACCTCGCAGGCCGCACGCAAGGGCAACTACCAAGTCGTCTCACAGATCGACACCCCCGACGAGAAGACGGTGAGCTTCACCCTGAAGCGGCCCTCCATCTCCTTCCCCTACCTGATGGCCTACGTGTGGATCGTCAACCCCGAACTCGCGGACGCGAAGACCGACGCCGACGGCACCGGCCCCTACTCGTTCGACGAGTGGAAGCGCGGCTCGACGCTGTCGATCGTCCGCAACGACGACTACTGGGGCGAGAAGGCCAAGAACGCGCGCGTCACGTTCCACTACTTCACCGACGCGTCGGCCGAGTCGAACGCCCTGCTTACCGACCAGATCGACCTGGTCACCAGCATCCAGAGCCCCGACTCCCTGACCCCCTTCGAGGGCAGGGACGACTTCACGATCAGCGAGGGCACCTCCACCACCAAGGAGCTGCTCGCCTTCAACGACCGCGTCGAGCCGTTCAACGACCCTGGGGCATCGTCGTGCGCCATCTGCTCCCCAACATGTGGCCGACGCTGGTCGTGA
- a CDS encoding chorismate-binding protein — protein MTGIQLPKTPFALLARQGSPTIEVLSGHVVDIDLLADIPLSEPDGRPNEVLALIPYRQVRERGFTAVDDGAPLRCLVVDEHLSVERDELVDSLPIEQIVLTDGGFDISDDDYAEIVERVIADEIGRGEGANFVIHRAYTADVDADPRLAALTWFRALLEHERGAYWTFAIVTDGHVAVGASPEAHVTAEDGVVTMNPISGTFRHPAGGANREDLIEFLTSRKETEELFMVVDEELKMMSAVCTDGGRITGPRLKEMSRLTHTEYMLRGSSRMDPRDILRETMFAPTVTGSPMQNACTVIQRHERSPRGHYSGVAALFTPNDDGGHDLDAPILIRTAYLADGRLRVPVGATLVRHSSPEGEVSETHGKAAGVLGAIGAVERDPASTPTAPLAGDPRIAALLEARNSRLAPFWLNPQGDDEARFTGTDALVVDAEDRFTTMLVHQLRHLGLEARRVAWDEVTDDEVAAADLLVAGPGPGDPRDAGSPRIARMREIIAARRAVGAPLLAVCLSHQILADSIGLDLVPLDSPHQGLQKEVDIFGLPATVGFYNTFTALVDGENTVELEVAADETGAVHALRGPHTASVQGHLESILSRNGLEVLEALVEHALT, from the coding sequence ATGACCGGCATCCAACTGCCCAAGACCCCGTTCGCGTTACTCGCGCGACAGGGCTCCCCCACCATCGAGGTGCTGTCCGGCCACGTGGTCGACATCGACCTGCTGGCCGACATCCCGCTGTCGGAACCCGACGGGCGACCCAACGAGGTCCTCGCGCTCATCCCCTACCGCCAGGTGCGAGAGCGCGGGTTCACCGCCGTCGACGACGGCGCCCCGCTGCGCTGCCTCGTGGTCGACGAGCACCTGAGCGTCGAGCGCGACGAACTGGTGGACTCCCTGCCCATCGAGCAGATCGTGCTCACCGACGGCGGCTTCGACATCTCCGACGACGACTACGCCGAGATCGTCGAGCGGGTCATCGCCGATGAGATCGGACGCGGAGAGGGGGCCAACTTCGTCATCCACCGCGCGTACACGGCCGACGTCGACGCCGACCCCAGGCTCGCGGCGCTCACCTGGTTCAGGGCCCTCCTCGAACACGAACGCGGGGCCTACTGGACCTTCGCGATCGTCACCGACGGCCACGTCGCGGTCGGCGCGAGCCCGGAGGCCCACGTCACCGCCGAGGACGGCGTCGTGACCATGAACCCGATCTCGGGAACGTTCCGACATCCCGCAGGCGGGGCGAACCGCGAGGACCTGATCGAGTTCCTCACCTCCAGGAAGGAGACCGAGGAGCTGTTCATGGTCGTCGATGAGGAGCTCAAGATGATGAGCGCCGTGTGCACCGACGGCGGCAGGATCACCGGCCCGCGCCTGAAGGAGATGTCCCGCCTGACGCACACCGAGTACATGCTGCGCGGGTCGAGCCGGATGGATCCGCGCGACATCCTGCGCGAGACGATGTTCGCCCCGACCGTCACTGGCTCGCCGATGCAGAATGCCTGCACCGTGATCCAGCGCCACGAGCGTTCACCGCGGGGCCACTACTCCGGAGTCGCGGCGCTGTTCACACCCAACGACGACGGCGGACACGACCTCGACGCGCCCATCCTGATCCGCACCGCCTACCTGGCCGACGGGCGGCTGCGGGTTCCCGTCGGCGCGACGCTTGTCCGGCACTCCTCGCCCGAGGGAGAGGTGAGCGAGACGCACGGAAAGGCCGCGGGGGTGCTCGGCGCGATCGGCGCCGTCGAGCGCGACCCCGCGTCCACGCCGACGGCCCCGCTCGCCGGCGATCCACGCATCGCAGCACTCCTCGAGGCCCGGAACTCGAGGCTCGCGCCGTTCTGGCTCAACCCGCAGGGAGACGACGAGGCCCGCTTCACCGGAACCGACGCCCTCGTCGTCGACGCCGAGGACCGGTTCACCACGATGCTCGTCCACCAGCTGCGCCACCTCGGCCTCGAAGCAAGGCGGGTCGCCTGGGACGAGGTCACCGACGACGAGGTGGCGGCCGCCGACCTACTGGTCGCCGGTCCCGGCCCGGGCGACCCACGCGACGCAGGCAGCCCTCGCATCGCCCGCATGCGCGAGATCATCGCGGCGCGGCGTGCTGTCGGGGCGCCGCTGCTCGCCGTGTGCCTCAGCCATCAGATACTCGCCGACAGCATCGGCCTCGACCTCGTCCCGCTCGACTCGCCGCACCAGGGGCTGCAGAAGGAGGTCGACATCTTCGGCCTGCCCGCGACAGTGGGCTTCTACAACACCTTCACGGCGCTCGTCGACGGGGAGAACACCGTCGAACTCGAGGTGGCGGCCGACGAGACGGGCGCGGTCCACGCGCTCCGAGGGCCTCACACGGCCTCCGTCCAGGGACATCTGGAGTCGATCCTGTCGCGCAACGGCCTCGAGGTGCTCGAGGCGCTGGTCGAGCACGCGCTGACCTGA
- a CDS encoding OsmC family protein, with product MTEETRRPTTVSIARTASKAFTATNARGGAISIGSGESDDFTPVELLLVAIGACSAIDVDIATTRRVEPETFDVDVNADRVKDADGNRVDNIEVDFLLRFPEGEDGDRARKLIDRAIASAHDKLCTVSRTIELGTPVAMRSVD from the coding sequence ATGACCGAAGAGACCCGTCGCCCCACCACCGTCAGCATCGCGCGCACCGCGTCCAAGGCCTTCACCGCCACCAACGCCCGCGGCGGCGCCATCTCGATCGGCAGCGGCGAGTCCGACGACTTCACCCCGGTCGAACTGCTCCTCGTCGCGATCGGCGCCTGCTCCGCGATCGACGTCGACATCGCCACCACCCGCCGGGTCGAGCCCGAAACGTTCGACGTCGACGTCAACGCCGACCGGGTCAAGGACGCCGACGGCAACCGGGTCGACAACATCGAGGTCGACTTCCTGCTCCGCTTCCCCGAAGGCGAGGACGGCGACCGGGCGCGCAAGCTGATCGACCGCGCCATCGCGTCGGCCCACGACAAGCTGTGCACCGTCTCGCGCACCATCGAGCTCGGCACCCCGGTGGCGATGCGCTCCGTGGACTGA
- a CDS encoding branched-chain amino acid aminotransferase — protein sequence MSEFSLTRTTTPTSEAARKAALADPGFGRYYVDHQVVVDYIEGDGWQEPRVIPMSDWALHPAAAVLHYGQEIFEGLKAYRRDDDSIWLFRPDRNAARFVHSAERMAMAPLPEQLFLDSVTELVKLEKDWVPVSENEQSLYIRPFMIASEPYLGVREANTYRFAVIATPAGPYYSEPVKLWITPNYTRAAPGGTGTAKCGGNYASSLIATREAAANGCGQVLWTDGAERKWVEECGTMNIMFVTADGELLTPGLGSILAGVTRESILTLASEHGLKPVERPITIDEVLDGVASGQIPEVFACGTAAVVTPITGFNSPDRGVQQVGDGQPGVKTREIRQHLVDIQYGRADDLFGWLRQVV from the coding sequence ATGTCCGAGTTCTCACTCACCCGCACGACCACCCCCACATCCGAGGCCGCCCGCAAGGCCGCGTTGGCAGATCCCGGATTCGGTCGCTACTACGTAGACCATCAGGTCGTCGTCGACTACATCGAGGGGGACGGCTGGCAGGAGCCGCGCGTCATCCCCATGTCCGACTGGGCGCTTCACCCTGCCGCCGCCGTCCTGCACTACGGGCAGGAGATCTTCGAGGGGCTGAAGGCCTACCGTCGCGACGACGACTCCATCTGGCTGTTCCGCCCCGACCGCAACGCCGCCCGCTTCGTCCACTCAGCTGAGCGGATGGCGATGGCTCCGCTGCCGGAGCAACTCTTCCTCGACTCGGTGACCGAGCTGGTCAAGCTCGAGAAGGACTGGGTGCCCGTCAGCGAGAACGAGCAGAGCCTCTACATCCGCCCGTTCATGATCGCATCCGAGCCGTACCTCGGCGTGCGCGAGGCCAACACCTACCGGTTCGCCGTCATCGCCACCCCGGCCGGCCCCTACTATTCCGAGCCCGTGAAGCTGTGGATCACCCCGAACTACACCCGTGCCGCCCCTGGCGGCACCGGGACGGCGAAGTGCGGCGGCAACTACGCCTCCAGTCTCATCGCCACCAGGGAAGCGGCCGCGAACGGCTGCGGCCAGGTGCTCTGGACCGACGGCGCCGAGCGCAAGTGGGTCGAGGAGTGCGGAACGATGAACATCATGTTCGTCACCGCCGACGGTGAACTGCTCACCCCAGGGCTGGGCTCGATCCTGGCGGGCGTCACGCGTGAGTCCATCCTCACGCTCGCCTCGGAGCACGGGCTCAAGCCGGTCGAGCGTCCCATCACCATCGACGAGGTCCTCGACGGCGTCGCCTCCGGACAGATCCCCGAGGTCTTCGCCTGCGGCACGGCCGCGGTGGTCACGCCGATCACCGGCTTCAACTCGCCCGATCGCGGCGTTCAGCAGGTCGGCGACGGCCAGCCCGGCGTCAAGACCCGCGAGATCCGCCAGCACCTCGTCGACATCCAGTACGGACGCGCGGACGACCTGTTCGGCTGGCTGCGCCAGGTGGTCTGA
- a CDS encoding LLM class flavin-dependent oxidoreductase — MQFGIFSVGDVTTDPTTGRTPSEHERIKATVEIALKAEEVGLDVVAVGQHHNPPFVASSPTTTMAYIGAQTKNIILSTATTLITTTDPVRIAEDYATLQHLLDGRMDLTLGRGNTGPVYPWFGKDIRDGIALAVENYALLHELWTEDVVNWEGKFRTPLHGFTATPRPLDGVAPFVWHGSIRSPEIAEQAAYYGDGFFHNNIFWPSTHTKRMVDLYRRRFAHHGHGTYEQAIVGLGGQVFMRKNSQDAVKEFRPYFDHAPVYGGGPSLEDFTRETPLTVGSPQQVIERVLGFRDYAGDYQRQLFLMDHAGLPVKTVLEQLDLLGEEVVPVLRKEFAALRPAGVPDAPTHASMVKAAGGPVESNMEEPQVDRWTGTRAEDDNRL; from the coding sequence ATGCAGTTCGGCATCTTCAGCGTCGGTGACGTCACCACCGACCCGACCACCGGTCGCACGCCGAGCGAACACGAGCGGATCAAGGCGACCGTCGAGATCGCGCTCAAGGCCGAAGAGGTCGGCCTGGATGTCGTCGCCGTCGGGCAGCACCACAACCCGCCCTTCGTCGCGTCGTCTCCGACCACGACCATGGCCTACATCGGCGCGCAGACGAAGAACATCATCCTCTCGACCGCCACCACGCTGATCACGACAACCGATCCGGTGCGCATCGCCGAGGACTACGCGACGCTCCAGCACCTGCTCGACGGCCGCATGGACCTCACCCTCGGCCGCGGCAACACCGGCCCGGTCTACCCCTGGTTCGGCAAGGACATCCGCGACGGCATCGCGCTCGCCGTGGAGAACTACGCCCTTCTGCACGAACTCTGGACCGAGGACGTCGTCAACTGGGAGGGCAAGTTCCGCACCCCGCTGCACGGCTTCACCGCAACGCCGCGCCCACTCGACGGCGTCGCGCCGTTCGTCTGGCACGGCTCGATCCGCTCTCCCGAGATCGCGGAGCAGGCCGCCTACTACGGCGACGGCTTCTTCCACAACAACATCTTCTGGCCCTCGACCCACACCAAGCGCATGGTCGACCTGTACCGCCGCCGCTTCGCCCACCACGGCCACGGAACCTACGAGCAGGCGATCGTCGGACTCGGAGGCCAGGTGTTCATGCGGAAGAACTCGCAGGACGCGGTCAAGGAGTTCCGACCCTACTTCGACCACGCCCCCGTCTACGGCGGCGGCCCGTCGCTCGAGGACTTCACGCGCGAGACTCCGTTGACGGTGGGCTCGCCGCAGCAGGTGATCGAACGGGTGCTCGGGTTCCGTGACTATGCAGGCGACTACCAGCGTCAGCTGTTCCTCATGGATCACGCGGGACTCCCGGTCAAGACGGTCCTCGAGCAGCTCGACCTGCTCGGCGAGGAGGTCGTTCCGGTGCTGCGCAAGGAGTTCGCCGCGCTCCGCCCGGCGGGCGTTCCCGACGCCCCGACCCATGCGTCCATGGTCAAGGCCGCGGGCGGGCCCGTGGAGTCGAACATGGAGGAGCCGCAGGTCGACCGCTGGACCGGCACCCGTGCCGAGGACGACAACCGGCTCTGA
- a CDS encoding CE1759 family FMN reductase, with translation MSHVVVISGGLGSPSSTRVLSDDIVARLRESLALKGENLEATVVELRELAHPITDAMLTGFPTGELAKVIEKVAEADALVVVSPTFSASISGLVKSFFDILETGTLTGKPVLMAATGGTERHSLMIDFAMRPLLSYLGALPVRTGVFAATSDFGGPQAAALAGRVRQAADELADAIVGAPHKAREDDFVEFATLLGK, from the coding sequence ATGTCCCACGTCGTCGTCATCTCCGGCGGCCTCGGCTCGCCGTCCAGCACCCGCGTGCTGAGCGATGACATCGTCGCGCGGCTGCGTGAGTCGCTCGCCCTGAAGGGGGAGAACCTCGAGGCCACCGTCGTCGAGCTGCGCGAGCTCGCGCACCCCATCACCGACGCCATGCTCACCGGGTTCCCGACCGGGGAGCTTGCCAAGGTGATCGAGAAGGTCGCCGAGGCGGACGCGCTCGTCGTCGTCAGCCCCACCTTCTCCGCCTCGATCTCGGGCCTCGTCAAGAGCTTCTTCGACATCCTCGAGACCGGGACGTTGACGGGCAAGCCCGTCCTCATGGCGGCCACCGGCGGAACCGAGCGGCACTCGCTGATGATCGACTTCGCGATGCGCCCGCTGCTGAGCTACCTCGGTGCCCTCCCGGTGCGCACGGGCGTGTTCGCCGCGACCTCCGACTTCGGTGGTCCGCAGGCCGCTGCCCTGGCCGGGCGAGTCCGGCAGGCGGCCGACGAACTGGCCGATGCGATCGTCGGAGCACCACATAAGGCGCGTGAGGACGACTTCGTCGAGTTCGCCACGCTGCTCGGCAAGTGA